One Syntrophaceae bacterium DNA window includes the following coding sequences:
- the secE gene encoding preprotein translocase subunit SecE has protein sequence MDKVKEAFEKVKVFLAEAKAEFKKVTWPTPKQALASTSVVLVVVIIMSLFLGLVDFSLVKILRLILG, from the coding sequence ATGGATAAGGTCAAGGAGGCTTTCGAAAAGGTAAAGGTATTCCTTGCGGAGGCCAAAGCGGAATTCAAGAAAGTTACGTGGCCGACACCGAAGCAGGCATTGGCGTCCACATCCGTCGTGCTGGTGGTTGTGATCATCATGTCCCTGTTCCTCGGGCTGGTGGATTTCAGCCTGGTCAAAATCCTGCGGCTTATATTGGGTTGA
- a CDS encoding 50S ribosomal protein L1, with product MPSRGKSYQEVKKKVTPGTRYALKEAVEILVGTTRAKFDETVDAAIRLGVNPAHADQMVRGSVVLPNGLGKTVRVLVFAKGEKEKEAADAGADVVGSDDIVEKIKGGWLEFDRVIATPDMMGSVGKLGKILGPRGLMPNPKVGTVTFDVGRTVKELKAGKVEFRVEKAGIVHTPVGKVSFGPEKLMENIQAVIETIIKLKPASSKGTYLKSISLSTTMGPGIKVDPQDVKAT from the coding sequence ATGCCGAGCAGAGGGAAAAGCTATCAGGAAGTGAAAAAGAAGGTCACCCCGGGGACGCGTTATGCCCTGAAGGAGGCGGTTGAGATCCTGGTTGGCACCACCCGTGCCAAATTTGATGAAACGGTGGATGCCGCCATTCGCCTGGGAGTAAACCCCGCCCATGCCGATCAGATGGTCCGTGGCAGTGTGGTTCTGCCGAACGGATTGGGTAAAACGGTACGGGTTCTCGTGTTTGCAAAGGGAGAGAAGGAGAAGGAAGCCGCCGATGCCGGTGCCGATGTGGTCGGATCGGACGACATTGTCGAGAAAATCAAGGGGGGCTGGCTGGAGTTCGATCGAGTGATTGCCACGCCCGACATGATGGGAAGCGTTGGAAAACTTGGTAAGATTCTGGGCCCCAGGGGACTCATGCCCAATCCCAAGGTTGGTACGGTGACTTTTGATGTTGGAAGGACGGTCAAGGAACTGAAGGCGGGTAAGGTTGAATTCCGGGTGGAGAAGGCGGGAATCGTCCATACGCCGGTGGGAAAAGTTTCCTTCGGACCGGAAAAGCTGATGGAGAACATCCAGGCCGTTATCGAAACGATCATCAAATTGAAGCCTGCATCAAGCAAGGGGACCTATCTGAAAAGCATTTCCCTTTCCACCACCATGGGTCCCGGGATCAAGGTGGACCCCCAGGATGTTAAGGCAACATAA
- the rplJ gene encoding 50S ribosomal protein L10 — protein MDRKTKEQVVASLHEQLKDAKLAVLAGYSGMNVAKMTELRNALRKTNTDVQVIKNTLWRIAARGTPFSALEGQVKGPLVMALNSGDAVESTKVLVEFAKKNAELELRTGMLEGKVLTAQQISDLSELPSREVLQARLLSVMIGVQTGLVTALSGVSRGLVQVLAAYRDKKESAS, from the coding sequence TTGGATCGGAAAACGAAGGAGCAGGTGGTCGCTTCCCTTCACGAGCAGCTGAAGGATGCCAAACTCGCCGTCCTCGCCGGCTACAGCGGGATGAATGTGGCGAAGATGACGGAGTTGAGGAACGCCCTGCGAAAGACCAACACGGATGTCCAGGTGATCAAAAACACCTTGTGGCGCATCGCGGCCAGAGGAACCCCTTTCAGCGCTCTGGAGGGGCAGGTCAAGGGACCCCTCGTCATGGCTTTGAATTCCGGCGATGCGGTTGAGTCTACCAAGGTGCTTGTTGAATTCGCCAAGAAAAATGCCGAGTTGGAACTCCGGACGGGCATGCTGGAAGGCAAGGTTCTGACGGCGCAGCAAATCAGCGACCTTTCGGAACTGCCCAGTCGGGAGGTTCTTCAGGCGAGACTGCTGTCCGTCATGATCGGTGTCCAGACGGGTCTGGTAACGGCGCTCAGCGGCGTGTCCCGCGGATTGGTTCAGGTTCTTGCGGCATACCGGGACAAGAAGGAAAGCGCTTCGTAA
- the rplK gene encoding 50S ribosomal protein L11: MAKKVIANIKLQIKAGKATPSPPIGPALGQHGVNIMEFCKAYNAMTQHQEGMVVPVIITVYADRSFTFITKTPPASVLLKQAAKIAKGSNNPRKEKVGAVTEKQIREIAELKFNDLNAVNMEGAVRIIEGTARSMGIDIKG, translated from the coding sequence ATGGCAAAAAAGGTCATCGCAAACATCAAACTGCAGATCAAGGCCGGAAAGGCGACCCCTTCGCCGCCCATCGGTCCTGCCCTCGGCCAGCACGGGGTCAACATCATGGAGTTCTGCAAGGCATACAATGCCATGACCCAGCATCAGGAGGGCATGGTTGTACCCGTGATCATCACGGTATACGCCGACCGGTCTTTCACCTTCATAACCAAGACACCGCCCGCTTCCGTCCTCTTGAAACAGGCGGCGAAGATCGCCAAGGGATCAAACAATCCCAGGAAAGAGAAAGTGGGCGCGGTGACCGAGAAACAGATCCGGGAAATCGCAGAGTTGAAATTCAACGACTTGAATGCGGTAAACATGGAGGGCGCTGTTCGGATCATCGAAGGGACGGCCAGATCCATGGGCATCGACATCAAGGGTTAG
- the nusG gene encoding transcription termination/antitermination protein NusG: MAFRWYVVHTYSGYENRVKHSLQERIQAAGMQDSFADILIPEEDIVELISGEKRTSKRKFFPGYILVQMELNDQTWHIVKETPKVTGFIGSKDKPSPIPDGDVDLLRTRIDEGTLKPKPKFKFEEGDHVRIIDGPFTNFDGVIDEVKPEKGKLRVIVSIFGRSTPVELDFVQVVQS, from the coding sequence ATGGCGTTCCGCTGGTACGTGGTCCATACTTACTCCGGTTACGAGAACAGGGTGAAACACTCCCTTCAGGAGCGAATCCAGGCGGCGGGCATGCAGGATTCGTTTGCGGATATTCTCATTCCCGAGGAGGATATAGTCGAGTTGATCTCCGGTGAGAAACGGACCTCCAAAAGAAAGTTCTTCCCCGGGTATATCCTGGTCCAGATGGAGCTCAACGATCAGACATGGCACATCGTCAAGGAAACGCCGAAGGTAACCGGATTCATCGGCAGCAAGGATAAACCGTCTCCCATTCCCGACGGTGATGTCGATCTCCTTCGCACCCGCATCGATGAAGGCACATTGAAGCCCAAGCCGAAGTTCAAGTTCGAGGAGGGGGACCATGTACGGATCATTGACGGGCCGTTTACGAACTTCGACGGAGTCATCGACGAGGTGAAGCCGGAAAAGGGGAAATTGAGAGTCATCGTCAGCATTTTCGGGCGTTCCACTCCGGTGGAACTCGATTTCGTTCAGGTCGTGCAGAGCTGA
- the rpmG gene encoding 50S ribosomal protein L33 — translation MRNIITLACTDCKQRNYTTTKNKRTMQNRLELKKYCKFCQTHTVHRETK, via the coding sequence ATGCGAAACATCATTACGTTGGCCTGCACCGACTGCAAGCAGAGGAACTATACCACCACGAAGAACAAGAGGACCATGCAGAACCGTCTTGAGCTCAAGAAGTATTGCAAGTTCTGCCAGACGCATACGGTCCATCGTGAAACCAAGTAG
- the rplL gene encoding 50S ribosomal protein L7/L12: MSNITKEDVIKFIENMTVLELSEMVKELESRLGVSAAAPVAVAVAAGPAAAAAPVEEKTEFDVILTGFGDQKIQVIKEVRAITGLGLKEAKDLVEGVPKPVKEAVSKDEAADIKAKIEKVGGTVEVK; this comes from the coding sequence ATGTCGAACATCACGAAGGAAGACGTAATCAAGTTTATCGAGAACATGACCGTTCTGGAGCTTTCCGAGATGGTCAAAGAGCTGGAAAGCCGGCTTGGAGTCTCAGCGGCCGCGCCTGTTGCCGTGGCGGTGGCCGCCGGTCCTGCTGCGGCCGCAGCCCCCGTCGAGGAGAAGACGGAGTTTGACGTGATCCTGACCGGGTTTGGAGACCAGAAGATTCAGGTCATTAAGGAAGTCCGCGCCATTACGGGGCTGGGATTGAAGGAAGCCAAGGACCTCGTGGAAGGAGTGCCCAAGCCTGTCAAGGAGGCCGTTTCCAAGGATGAGGCCGCGGATATTAAGGCCAAAATCGAAAAAGTCGGCGGTACCGTGGAAGTAAAGTAG